A genomic segment from Neobacillus sp. YX16 encodes:
- a CDS encoding ABC transporter ATP-binding protein: MNVIECRGLTKDYGRTKALNNLSFTIEEKKITGLVGRNGSGKTTLLKIIAGFLRETSGEIKVFSEKPFNNLMVSSNVIYINDQMNFPTALTLKEILNVSATFYEKWNQKLASRLFDYFSFHSTHYYNDLSKGMKSTFNMIVGLSARCALTMFDEPATGMDAAVRKDFYRALLKDYIAYPRTIILSSHHLDEIEDLLEDILLIKEGREHLHMPIGELKEWAIGIQGLTENVNEWTKNKEVIYSKNIGLDRTYAVVRNTLSDNEKQQAKAAGLSLTPVSSSDVCVYVTSKTKGGIDDVFI; this comes from the coding sequence ATGAACGTTATTGAGTGCAGGGGATTGACCAAAGATTATGGAAGAACAAAAGCGTTAAATAATCTATCTTTTACCATTGAAGAAAAAAAGATTACGGGTTTAGTAGGTCGTAATGGGTCGGGTAAAACGACTCTGTTAAAAATCATTGCCGGTTTCTTGCGAGAGACTTCAGGTGAAATAAAGGTCTTTTCAGAAAAGCCGTTTAATAATCTAATGGTCTCCTCCAATGTCATTTATATTAATGACCAAATGAATTTCCCGACAGCATTAACATTGAAGGAAATACTAAATGTATCAGCAACTTTTTATGAAAAATGGAATCAGAAGCTCGCTAGCCGTCTTTTTGACTATTTTTCTTTCCATTCGACGCACTATTACAACGATCTTTCTAAGGGGATGAAAAGTACATTTAATATGATCGTAGGATTATCTGCTCGATGTGCTTTAACGATGTTTGATGAACCCGCTACTGGTATGGATGCGGCCGTCCGCAAAGACTTTTATCGTGCCTTACTTAAAGATTATATCGCTTATCCCCGTACCATTATACTTTCAAGTCATCACTTAGATGAAATTGAGGATTTATTAGAAGATATCCTCCTCATTAAAGAGGGAAGAGAGCATCTGCATATGCCGATAGGAGAATTAAAAGAATGGGCTATTGGCATCCAAGGATTGACTGAGAACGTGAACGAATGGACTAAGAATAAAGAGGTCATTTATTCGAAGAATATCGGATTAGATCGCACGTATGCCGTCGTAAGAAATACCCTTTCTGATAATGAAAAACAACAAGCCAAGGCAGCAGGTCTTTCTCTAACGCCAGTATCCTCTAGTGATGTGTGTGTGTACGTAACAAGTAAAACCAAAGGGGGAATAGATGATGTCTTTATCTAA
- a CDS encoding alkaline phosphatase PhoX produces the protein MDRRLFLTYVGSSTAALVAASSGIGALTGNAMTGDHLMNGQPSGKGKSLTSPFKPISRTWENDVVLPNGYNYSIIASYGDKINSLGEKFGDAADLTVYFPMDSLKGGNNSEEGLIWVNHEFPEPENYMKVLGINESTFKKENLANYPELLKMEKEAVGGSVIHVKKEKNGWKLVVDDTYNRRVDGNTLIELTGPARGSKYVGGATTVVGSLGNCSGGRTLWNTVLSCEENTEYGDDYGWPNFTDEHYGWVVEVDPFDPKRTVRKHTALGRFAHENTAMGLTNDGRVVVYMGDDKGDACFYKFISSKKFNPSNREANFDILESGTLYVASMKEQKWIALDHAANSKLQGQFADQADVLTNARAAGKAVGGTLLDRPEDVEIHPHDGSVFLALTNNTGHGNFHGQIVRFVPANGDHASEAFTFEVFVSGGQQSGITCPDNLHFDSKGNLWVVEDFGASETNQYAAYKNCGVFMIPTDGKQYGEPFQFASGPKGSELTGPWLTPDEKTLFLDVQHPSTWNLYPNQTFGRSCLIAVQGGSFK, from the coding sequence ATGGATCGCCGTTTATTTTTAACCTATGTTGGAAGTAGTACTGCCGCATTAGTTGCCGCATCATCTGGGATTGGAGCCTTAACAGGAAACGCTATGACTGGAGACCATTTAATGAATGGTCAGCCGTCTGGAAAGGGCAAGTCACTTACATCACCCTTCAAACCAATTAGTCGTACCTGGGAAAATGATGTGGTACTTCCTAATGGGTACAACTACTCCATTATCGCATCTTATGGCGATAAGATTAACTCGTTGGGAGAAAAATTTGGGGATGCTGCCGATCTTACAGTCTATTTTCCAATGGATAGCTTAAAAGGTGGTAACAATTCTGAAGAAGGTTTGATTTGGGTAAATCACGAATTCCCTGAACCGGAAAACTATATGAAAGTGCTAGGAATCAATGAATCTACTTTTAAAAAGGAAAATCTAGCAAACTATCCTGAACTTCTAAAAATGGAAAAAGAAGCTGTCGGCGGTTCCGTCATCCACGTTAAAAAAGAAAAGAACGGATGGAAGCTAGTAGTAGATGATACATATAATCGACGTGTCGATGGCAATACTCTAATTGAATTAACCGGTCCTGCACGCGGAAGCAAGTATGTAGGCGGCGCTACCACTGTAGTTGGTTCCTTAGGAAACTGCAGCGGCGGACGTACTTTATGGAATACCGTTCTATCTTGTGAAGAAAACACAGAATATGGCGATGATTATGGCTGGCCGAATTTTACCGATGAACATTACGGCTGGGTAGTCGAAGTTGATCCGTTTGATCCAAAAAGAACTGTACGAAAGCATACTGCCCTCGGACGCTTTGCACATGAAAATACAGCAATGGGCCTAACCAACGATGGCAGAGTTGTCGTTTATATGGGAGATGATAAAGGCGATGCATGCTTCTACAAATTCATTAGCAGCAAGAAGTTTAATCCTTCCAATCGTGAAGCCAATTTCGATATTTTAGAAAGCGGAACTTTATATGTGGCCAGTATGAAAGAGCAAAAATGGATTGCTCTCGATCATGCAGCAAATTCTAAGCTTCAAGGACAGTTTGCTGATCAAGCTGATGTCTTAACGAATGCACGTGCAGCAGGAAAAGCGGTTGGTGGTACGCTATTAGATCGTCCTGAAGACGTGGAAATTCACCCTCATGACGGATCTGTCTTCTTAGCCTTAACAAACAATACAGGTCACGGTAATTTCCATGGACAAATTGTTCGATTTGTTCCTGCAAATGGCGACCATGCTAGTGAAGCCTTCACGTTTGAAGTATTTGTTTCCGGCGGACAGCAAAGCGGGATTACTTGCCCAGACAACCTTCACTTTGACAGCAAAGGGAACTTATGGGTTGTGGAGGATTTTGGTGCATCAGAAACAAATCAATATGCTGCTTATAAAAACTGTGGTGTATTCATGATTCCAACGGATGGAAAACAATACGGCGAACCTTTCCAATTTGCCTCAGGTCCAAAAGGCAGTGAACTAACAGGTCCATGGTTAACACCAGACGAAAAAACTTTATTCCTAGATGTGCAGCATCCTAGCACTTGGAATCTATACCCTAATCAAACATTTGGGCGTTCTTGTTTAATAGCGGTACAGGGTGGAAGCTTTAAGTAA
- a CDS encoding VOC family protein → MEGFHQKPNIYVGEVNIKVKNLDNALTFYQNIMGFQVLEKTERKAALTTDGKTTLVTLEQPENVIPKEGRMSGLYHFAILLPSRADLSVFLRHFLGTGYPLGAADHYVSEALYINDPDGNGIEVYRDRPSKEWTWKNGLVDMATEELDGNSILAESDAEWNGLPAGTVMGHIHLHVGDLQKAEEFYTKGLGFEVVSHYPQALFLSTGRYHHHIAINTWQGVGAPTPPQNSVGLNWYTLVFPDEAARETALQQLQQLGSSVQKETDYFVVSDPSGNQIRLVI, encoded by the coding sequence ATGGAAGGTTTTCACCAGAAACCAAATATTTATGTCGGCGAAGTCAACATAAAAGTGAAAAATTTAGACAATGCACTAACCTTTTATCAAAATATTATGGGGTTTCAGGTTCTTGAAAAGACAGAACGGAAGGCTGCATTAACAACAGATGGAAAAACAACATTAGTGACTCTTGAACAGCCGGAAAATGTGATTCCGAAAGAAGGACGAATGTCAGGGCTTTATCACTTTGCTATTTTACTGCCAAGCCGTGCGGATTTATCCGTCTTTTTACGTCATTTTCTAGGAACGGGATACCCGCTTGGGGCAGCCGATCATTACGTCAGTGAAGCGCTCTATATAAATGATCCTGATGGGAATGGGATAGAGGTATACCGAGATCGTCCTTCAAAGGAATGGACCTGGAAAAATGGTTTGGTGGATATGGCAACAGAGGAACTGGATGGGAATAGTATCCTGGCAGAAAGTGATGCGGAATGGAATGGATTGCCAGCAGGTACAGTCATGGGGCATATCCATCTTCATGTGGGAGATTTGCAGAAAGCAGAAGAATTTTACACAAAAGGGCTGGGATTTGAAGTCGTCAGTCATTATCCGCAAGCACTCTTTTTGTCAACAGGACGATACCATCATCATATTGCTATTAATACTTGGCAGGGAGTGGGGGCACCAACTCCACCACAAAATAGTGTGGGTTTAAATTGGTATACCCTCGTTTTTCCGGATGAGGCGGCTAGAGAAACAGCGCTTCAACAACTACAACAGCTAGGGTCGTCAGTGCAAAAAGAAACAGATTATTTTGTAGTAAGCGATCCATCTGGAAATCAGATTAGATTGGTAATCTAA
- a CDS encoding GntR family transcriptional regulator encodes MILNMDGSKPIYLQIAEWLEREILNGNFGSDQKIYSQYQLAELFTINPATAAKGLTLLVEENILYKKRGLGMFVSPKAKEIIISKRKNQTLKKLVFEIVMEAGRLDVSKEELIQMIKDVNTGEAGE; translated from the coding sequence TTGATTCTTAATATGGACGGAAGCAAGCCGATTTATTTGCAAATCGCAGAATGGCTGGAGAGAGAGATTTTGAACGGGAATTTTGGCAGTGACCAAAAAATTTACTCGCAGTATCAGCTCGCAGAGTTGTTTACGATTAATCCAGCAACTGCTGCGAAAGGCTTAACTCTTTTGGTGGAGGAGAACATTCTGTATAAAAAACGGGGACTTGGAATGTTTGTTTCGCCAAAGGCGAAAGAAATTATCATTAGCAAACGGAAAAATCAAACCTTAAAAAAATTAGTTTTTGAAATTGTCATGGAAGCCGGACGGTTGGATGTGAGCAAAGAGGAATTAATTCAAATGATAAAGGATGTAAATACAGGGGAGGCGGGGGAATGA
- a CDS encoding twin-arginine translocase TatA/TatE family subunit: MLQNIGIPGLILVLVIALIIFGPSKLPELGRAVGSTLKEFKKSTRDLVSDDSTDKEQSKKEEKTI; the protein is encoded by the coding sequence ATGCTTCAAAACATTGGTATTCCGGGCTTAATTCTGGTTCTTGTCATCGCACTAATCATTTTCGGGCCATCAAAACTCCCAGAACTAGGTCGTGCTGTTGGCTCAACCCTAAAGGAATTTAAAAAATCAACGCGTGATTTGGTCTCGGATGATTCCACCGATAAAGAACAGTCCAAAAAAGAGGAAAAAACGATTTAA
- the tatC gene encoding twin-arginine translocase subunit TatC encodes MDLIGHFEELRKRLIITLGTFMVLLILAFVYVEDIYQWLVQDLEVKLAILGPSDILWVYLLLSCVIAITGTIPVAAFQIWLFVRPALKEMERKVTLAYIPALFLLFIVGISFGYFVIFPIVFQFLLSLSEDMFMTFFTTEKYFKFLLHMTLPFGFLFELPVVIMFLTSLGVLNPYRLQKIRKYSYFVLIVTAVLITPPDLLSDILVIIPLIFLYECSVLLSKVVYRRKQRFELAS; translated from the coding sequence ATGGATTTAATTGGTCATTTCGAAGAATTACGTAAACGGCTCATTATCACACTAGGCACCTTTATGGTTTTGCTCATTTTAGCCTTTGTTTATGTAGAGGATATTTATCAATGGCTAGTTCAGGATTTAGAGGTTAAATTGGCCATTTTAGGTCCTAGCGATATTTTATGGGTGTATTTATTGCTATCCTGCGTCATTGCCATTACAGGGACTATCCCTGTAGCCGCCTTTCAAATTTGGCTGTTTGTTCGTCCAGCATTAAAGGAAATGGAACGGAAAGTCACACTTGCCTACATCCCAGCCTTATTCCTACTTTTTATCGTGGGAATTAGCTTCGGATACTTTGTAATCTTTCCGATTGTTTTTCAATTCCTTCTCTCCCTGTCGGAGGATATGTTTATGACCTTCTTTACCACAGAAAAATATTTTAAGTTCCTGCTTCATATGACACTGCCATTTGGATTCTTGTTTGAACTTCCCGTGGTGATTATGTTCCTGACAAGTCTTGGTGTATTGAACCCATACCGATTGCAAAAGATCAGAAAATACTCCTATTTTGTACTCATCGTTACCGCAGTATTAATCACTCCCCCGGACTTACTATCAGATATTTTAGTAATCATTCCACTCATCTTTTTATACGAGTGCAGTGTTTTATTATCAAAGGTAGTTTACCGGCGAAAACAAAGATTCGAACTAGCATCATGA